The Deltaproteobacteria bacterium region TGTGAAGTTTGCAAGGAGATCACCGCGGGGGAATCCCTGGATGTGCTCGAGATCGACGGTGCCTCCAACAGGGGGATCGAGGAAATCCGTGAGTTGAGGGAAAATATCAAATTCTTGCCGGCAAGGAGCCCTTACAAGATATATATTATTGATGAAGTTCATATGCTTACTGGGCCAGCGTTCAATGCCCTTCTCAAGACCCTGGAAGAACCGCCCGCGCACGTGATTTTCATTTTTGCCACCACTGAGCCCCACAGGATTCCAATAACTATCCTAAGTCGATGTCAGCGCTTTGATTTTCGGCGCATTGCCTTGGCTGACATGATGGCACACTTGCGCCATATCCTCAAAGAGGAAGAGGTCGAGATCAGTGAAAACAGCCTGCGCATTCTTGCCCAGCAGGCGGACGGCAGTCTGCGTGATGCGCAAAGCCTTCTGGAACAGTTGATTGCCTTTTCCGGAAAAGAGATAAGCGATTCTGCTCTGCTTGAAGTACTAGGCATTATTGACCGACAGGCCCTGGAAGATACGGCCACTGCCCTGATTCACGGGGATGCTGCCCACTGCCTGGGCATTATTGACCAGCTCTACCGGTACGGCCATGATCTACGCCGGTTCTGCCAGGAACTCGCCGGTTACTTCCGCCACATGCTGGTGACAAAAATGAGCCAGCAGCCTGAAAAACTGGTAGACCTGACCCCGGACGAAATGTCTGTCGTGCAGAAGCAGGCGGAGAAAGTCAATATAGTAACCCTGCAGCAGTTTCTCCATTTCCTCATGCGGACCGAAGAAGATATCAGAAAAGCAGCAGACCCCCGGTTGGTCCTGGAGATGGCTCTACTCCGGCTGGTGCAACTGCCTCAAGTCATGGACATCAATAAACTGATCACCAGGATGGAGCTGTTGGAAAAGCGACTGTCCAGGGAAGGCGGGGAGCCCAGCGGCACGAAAGGGCAGCGGAAACAAGCGCCCCATTCGCCGGCTGGATCCAGCACAGAGCGTCCCGCAAAAGTCGATGCACTGCATGAAGGGGAAGGACCCCGAGTCGACTGGCACCATTTTCTTGAACATGTTCGACAGCAGAGACCTTCCCTGGCGGCACATCTTCAGCGTGTGCAAGTGAGCGAGCCGGAGCCGAATAATCTGGTGCTGGATTTTGGCGGCCATCATTTTGACTACGAAATGGTGAGTGACAGTGAAAACCTTGCCTTACTGCGCAGTCTGGTCCAGGATCTGTACGGCAGGAATGTGAGAATCACTCTCAAAGAGGAAAGCCAGGAGGTGAGAAGGAGCGGCAGAGCTCAAACAGACTTGCAGCGCCAGCTGCATCGACAAGCACTCAAACATCCACTGGTACTGGAGGCCCTCGAGGTGTTTGGCGGTGAGATTGTCGAGGTGCGCACTGATGCTGATATAGTGAAGTCCGGCTAGGTGTGGTGGGTTTTGTTGAAATAGGTGGAACGATGTGGGGCCCAGTGGGTGTGGGCGCAGGGTGTTCACCGACTGTGAAGTCTGAAGAGCGGTAGCAACAACAAGAGAGGAGGATCTCCATGGCGAAAGGTTTTGGAGATATGATGCGGCAGGCCAAGCTTCTGCAGGACAAGATTGCCAAGATGCAGGAAGAGCTCGGAGAAAGGGTTGTCGAGAGTTCTGTGGGCGGCGGCATGGTCATTGCCAGGGCAAACGGCCGTCAAGAACTGCTATCCATCTCCCTGGAACCTGAGGTGGTGGACCCTGATGACATCGATATGCTGCAGGACCTCATTGTGGCAGCGGTGAATGATGTAATGAAAAAGGCCCAGGAAATGGTTGCCGAGGAAATGAGCAAACTCACCGGGGGTTTGAAGATTCCCGGTGGTCTAAAGATTCCCGGGTTGTTCTAGCTTGCGGCAGCTTTATGAAAAATACTTGTCCGGGGCAAATGACAAGCCTGGCATAGAAGCTGCTTATAAAATTCATACACCGAGTCAAAGGATTTTCTTATGGTAGCTTACCCACCAGCTCTGAGACGCCTCATCACTCATCTGGCAAAACTGCCTGGAATAGGTGAAAAAACAGCCACTCGCCTGGCCCTTTATTTGTTTCGGGCGCCGGGAGAGCTGGCACAGGAGCTGGCAGCAAGCATAGTGGAGGTGAAGAAAGAAATTGGCTTCTGTTCCCGCTGCTTCAACCTGGCAGACGAGGATCCTTGCCTCATTTGCCGAGACGCCAACCGGGATACCGGGATTCTCTGTGTGGTAGAAGAGGTGGGCGATCTTCTGGCACTGGAAACAGCGGGTGTATTCAAGGGCCGCTATCATGTGCTTCAGGGGGTGTTGGCGCCTCTTGATGGTGTGGGGCCCGAAGACTTGCGAATCAAGGAGCTTCTGGAACGGCTGGGCAGGGAAAGGGTCGAGGAGGTAATTCTGGCGCTCAATCCCAGCACCGAAGGTGAGGCCACCGCAGCCTATCTGGCCAAACTTCTTGCAGACAGAGGTATACGAGTGAGCCGCATCGCTCAGGGCATCCCTATGGGCGGCGATCTCAAGTACAGCGACGCCGTCACTTTACAAAGGGCCCTGGAGGGGAGGCGGCAGACCTACTAGATACCGGCAACTCCCTTGACTCCTGCGCTCTATAAAGATATAGATGCTATGGTAATTCCAGCGGCTCTGGCAATTGTTCCAGATCACACTCTCACCTTCCGCCGACAGCAGTGGAATTCTACGGTTGCTGGGCAGGTGCCAACAGGATGACAAAAATGATCGAGATACGTTTCCATGGACGGGGTGGACAAGGCGCAGTGACCTCGGCTGAACTGACTGCTCTGGCAGCCATCGAGCATGGCAAGCATGCCCAGGCTTTTCCGAGTTTCGGTCCTGAACGTAGAGGCGCACCAGTAATGGCATTTGTTCGGGTCAGCGATGAGACGATCCGCAGTCGGGAGAAAATTTATGAACCTGATATAGTGGTGGTTCTGGACCCTAGCCTGCTCACCATCGTAGACGTGGCCGCTGGTCTGAAGCAAGAAGGCATAGTGGTGCTGAACACCACAAAAAGTGCCGCAGAAATCAGGGAAGCATCGGGGATAACAGCAAGGCTGGCGTTGGTGGATGCTACCCGTATAGCGGTGGAGAGTATGGGAATTCCCATCACCAATACCACCATGCTTGGCGCCATGTTGAAGGCCACGGGATTGATGCCTGTGGAGGCCCTGGAAGGGCCGCTCAAGGAGCGCTTCGGCCGCATTGCGGCAAAAAATCTTGTGGCCCTTCAGCGGGCATTCGAAGAAACAGTTGTCGAGGAGTGAGCGGTGGCCAAAGAGACTGGCATGGTGAGCTGGAAAGAGCTGGAGCTCGGGTGCACGATTGTGGAACCAGGAAGCTCCAGCAAGTTGAAGACTGGAGATTGGCGGTCGCAGCGGCCGGTTACTGACTATGAGAAATGTGTAAAGTGCGGCATGTGCTATATTTTTTGTCCTGATATGGTGTACAAACCAAATAAGATGGGATTTTTTCAAGCTGACTACTATTATTGCAAAGGATGTGGGATTTGTGCCAGGGAGTGTCCAGCTGAGGCTATAACTATGGTGGAGGAGAAAGTCTAGCCATGGCAAAACGAATCGGCATAGAGGTGTCGCTGGCAGTCAGTGAAGCGGTGAAGCTGGCGGATGTAGATGTGATTGCCGCCTATCCCATTACGCCCCAGACTCATATTGTCGAACATCTCTCTGAGCTAGTGGCTGACGGTGAGCTGGACGCAGAGTTCATACCAGTTGAATCCGAACACTCAGCCATGAGCACCTGCTGCGGTTCGGCGGCTGCCGGGGCCCGCACCTTTACGGCCACCAGCTCCCAGGGGCTGGCGCTCATGCTGGAGATTTGTTACATCGCCCCGGCCCTGCGACTGCCCATTGTCATGGCAGTGGCAAACCGGTCGCTCTCGGCACCAATAAGTATCTGGAATGACCACAGTGATCTGATGGCCAGTAGAGACACCGGCTGGATTCAAACCGTGGCTGAAAACGGTCAGGAGGCTTTTGATCTCATCCTGCACGCCTTTCGGGTTGCGGAAGATCATCGGGTCTTGTTGCCGGTCATCGTTAATATGGACGGCTTTACTCTGACTCATGTGATCGAACCCATCGAGATCCTTAGCCAGGAAGAAGTTGCCCGCTACTTGCCCCCATACAGCGCCAGGATGCGACTGGATACCGCCAAACCGGTGACCATGGGACCAGTTGGTGTGCCGGAAGTCTACACCGAGGCCAAAAAGGCTCAGGACGAAGCACTCAAGGCTGCCAGGCCGGTGATACTGGAAGCCTGGGAAGAATTCGGCAAGCATTTTGGCCGCTACTACAAGCCAGTTGAAACTTATTGCACGGAAGGGGCTGAGACACTGTTGATTACCATGGGAAGCATCGGCGAGACTGCCATGAGTGCAGTGGATGCCATGCGCAGTCAGGGGAAAAAGGTGGGTCTGGTGCGCTTGCGCCTGTGGCGCCCCTTTCCTTTTACGGAATTCCTGGAGGCGGTCAAGGGAGTGAAATACCTGGCAGTGGTGGACCGGGCCCTGGGTCTCAACGGTGCGGGAGGTCCTCTGGCCACGGAAATAAAGGCAGCTCTTTACGACGAGGAAGAACGTCCCTATATCTGGAACTATGTGGCTGGACTCGCGGGCCGTGATGTGACAGTGGAAAATTTCGTTGAGATGGCTGATGGAGTGGAGGCTGCTGCCGCAGACAATCTAAAGTCCGACTATACCATCATCAATGTGAGGGAGTGATGAGCAGTGCAACCGAACAGCTGAAAAAATTCAAGACGTTCAGCCCCAAGAAGCTGCCCCTCGAGGAACCACTGGCGCCTGGACACCGTGCCTGCCAGGGGTGCGGTGAGGTTCTGGCCCTGCGCCAGGTGATGAAAGCACTGGGAAATGAAGTGATCGTGGTGAGTGCCACAGGTTGCATGGAGATCATTTCCTCTGCCTATCCACAGAGCGCCTGGCGAGTGCCCTGGCTGCACGTGGCCTTTGAAAATGCAGCAGCAGTGGCCAGCGGTGTGGAGTCGGCCTATAAAGTAATGGTGCGCAAGGGCAAGATTCCCAAAAAGAAGGTTACTTTTCTGGCCATAGCCGGAGACGGCGGCACTGCAGATATCGGTCTCCAGTCTCTATCCGGAGCGCTGGAGCGCGGCCATGACTTCATCTACGTGTGCCTTGACAACGAGGCTTACATGAATACCGGTATCCAGCGTTCCAGCTCTACCCCATATGGGGCAATGACCACCACCTCGCCGCCCGGCAAGAAAAGCATTGGCCAACACACCTGGAAGAAGAACATGGCTGCCATTGCCGCAGCCCATGACATACCGTACGTGGCCACAGCTTCACCAGCATACTATGTAGATCTCATGAACAAAGTGAAGAAGGCGTCCCTCATCGAGGGACCCGCATACCTGCACATATTTTCTCCCTGTCCCACTGGCTGGCGCTGCGCCCCTCACGACTCCATTCAGACGGCGCGCCTGGTGGTGCAGACGCGAATTTTCCCACTTTATGAGGTGATTGAAGGCCGCTGGAAACTGTCGCGCAAAATCTCGAAGCCAAAGCCGGTGAGCAAATACCTGAAGCTGCAGCAGCGCTTCCGGCACCTGACGGAAAAGGACATAGCCTTCATTCAGGCCAGGGTGGACAAGGAGTATGAAGAATTGCTCGCCAGGTGCGGCCTGCAGGAAGGAAAGGAAGTACCCGGCAAAATTGGCACTTGACATAAACAAGCCACTTCGATAAACAGACTCAGTCTGAACAACATGAAACATGTGATCCCCGGTAGCTCAGTTGGTAGAGCGGGTGGCTGTTAACCACTTAGTCGGCGGTTCGAGTCCGTCCCGGGGAGCCAAATTACGAACCAAGGGAGGGTGGTTTACACGCAAAGCCGTAGATATTGATAGTGATTCCACTGTCTTGGACTATAATATCGCGGATAATGCGTTGCAGGTATTCGGCCCTTTCCTTGGGGAGAAAAGTCTCAAATAAATGAGAGAAGTCCTTGAGGGCTTCAAGGACAATCTCGGCATTTACTTGAGAGGGCGAGTTGGCTATCAGCATAGCCAGTTCGCCTTTTCTATTAGTTAGTTCTGCTTGCTCGGCTTGCAGTTGCTCAACCTTTTTCTTAAAGAGAGTGACCACGTTGCCGCCGCCTTGGCCGACCGCTTCTAAAAAATTGTCAATCTCTTTCTGTATGGCCTTAATCCTTTTGTCAATTTGTTTGATTTCCTCTTCATAGGGACGGGTGGCTTG contains the following coding sequences:
- the dnaX gene encoding DNA polymerase III subunit gamma/tau, with amino-acid sequence MSYLVLARKWRPQRFEEVIGQPHVVQTLQNAIAGRMIAHAYLFTGVRGVGKTSVARILAKALNCRKGPSPTPCNECEVCKEITAGESLDVLEIDGASNRGIEEIRELRENIKFLPARSPYKIYIIDEVHMLTGPAFNALLKTLEEPPAHVIFIFATTEPHRIPITILSRCQRFDFRRIALADMMAHLRHILKEEEVEISENSLRILAQQADGSLRDAQSLLEQLIAFSGKEISDSALLEVLGIIDRQALEDTATALIHGDAAHCLGIIDQLYRYGHDLRRFCQELAGYFRHMLVTKMSQQPEKLVDLTPDEMSVVQKQAEKVNIVTLQQFLHFLMRTEEDIRKAADPRLVLEMALLRLVQLPQVMDINKLITRMELLEKRLSREGGEPSGTKGQRKQAPHSPAGSSTERPAKVDALHEGEGPRVDWHHFLEHVRQQRPSLAAHLQRVQVSEPEPNNLVLDFGGHHFDYEMVSDSENLALLRSLVQDLYGRNVRITLKEESQEVRRSGRAQTDLQRQLHRQALKHPLVLEALEVFGGEIVEVRTDADIVKSG
- a CDS encoding YbaB/EbfC family nucleoid-associated protein: MAKGFGDMMRQAKLLQDKIAKMQEELGERVVESSVGGGMVIARANGRQELLSISLEPEVVDPDDIDMLQDLIVAAVNDVMKKAQEMVAEEMSKLTGGLKIPGGLKIPGLF
- the recR gene encoding recombination protein RecR; this encodes MVAYPPALRRLITHLAKLPGIGEKTATRLALYLFRAPGELAQELAASIVEVKKEIGFCSRCFNLADEDPCLICRDANRDTGILCVVEEVGDLLALETAGVFKGRYHVLQGVLAPLDGVGPEDLRIKELLERLGRERVEEVILALNPSTEGEATAAYLAKLLADRGIRVSRIAQGIPMGGDLKYSDAVTLQRALEGRRQTY
- a CDS encoding 2-oxoacid:acceptor oxidoreductase family protein; the encoded protein is MIEIRFHGRGGQGAVTSAELTALAAIEHGKHAQAFPSFGPERRGAPVMAFVRVSDETIRSREKIYEPDIVVVLDPSLLTIVDVAAGLKQEGIVVLNTTKSAAEIREASGITARLALVDATRIAVESMGIPITNTTMLGAMLKATGLMPVEALEGPLKERFGRIAAKNLVALQRAFEETVVEE
- a CDS encoding 4Fe-4S binding protein; amino-acid sequence: MVSWKELELGCTIVEPGSSSKLKTGDWRSQRPVTDYEKCVKCGMCYIFCPDMVYKPNKMGFFQADYYYCKGCGICARECPAEAITMVEEKV
- the porA gene encoding pyruvate ferredoxin oxidoreductase, giving the protein MAKRIGIEVSLAVSEAVKLADVDVIAAYPITPQTHIVEHLSELVADGELDAEFIPVESEHSAMSTCCGSAAAGARTFTATSSQGLALMLEICYIAPALRLPIVMAVANRSLSAPISIWNDHSDLMASRDTGWIQTVAENGQEAFDLILHAFRVAEDHRVLLPVIVNMDGFTLTHVIEPIEILSQEEVARYLPPYSARMRLDTAKPVTMGPVGVPEVYTEAKKAQDEALKAARPVILEAWEEFGKHFGRYYKPVETYCTEGAETLLITMGSIGETAMSAVDAMRSQGKKVGLVRLRLWRPFPFTEFLEAVKGVKYLAVVDRALGLNGAGGPLATEIKAALYDEEERPYIWNYVAGLAGRDVTVENFVEMADGVEAAAADNLKSDYTIINVRE
- a CDS encoding pyruvate synthase subunit beta, giving the protein MSSATEQLKKFKTFSPKKLPLEEPLAPGHRACQGCGEVLALRQVMKALGNEVIVVSATGCMEIISSAYPQSAWRVPWLHVAFENAAAVASGVESAYKVMVRKGKIPKKKVTFLAIAGDGGTADIGLQSLSGALERGHDFIYVCLDNEAYMNTGIQRSSSTPYGAMTTTSPPGKKSIGQHTWKKNMAAIAAAHDIPYVATASPAYYVDLMNKVKKASLIEGPAYLHIFSPCPTGWRCAPHDSIQTARLVVQTRIFPLYEVIEGRWKLSRKISKPKPVSKYLKLQQRFRHLTEKDIAFIQARVDKEYEELLARCGLQEGKEVPGKIGT